GGCGTGCGCATCACCGAGGCCCGCGAAACCCGCAACGTCCATCCCGCCCCGCAAACCCATTTCGAAATCGACCCGCAAGCGCTGATCGACGCCCACCGTGCCGCGCGGGGCGGAACCGGGCCGCAGGTGCTCGGCTATTTCCACTCGCATCCCGCAGGCCCGCCCGCGCCCTCTGCCACCGACCGCGCCTCGGCTTCAGGCGATGGCCGGGTATGGGCGATCATCGCCGGACACGACGTGAAGTTCTGGATGGACGAGGAACAAGGGTTTGTCGCCCTTCCCTTTACCATGATCGATGGCTAGGAAAGCGGCATGATTTCCCAGACTGATCTTGCCGCGATGCTGTGCTCGCGCCTGTGCCACGATATGCTCTCGCCGGTCGGCGCGCTCGCCAATGGGCTGGAGCTGCTTGCCGATGAGCAGGACCCCCAGATGCGTGCGCGCTGCATGGAACTGCTGGAACAATCCGCCAGGATCAGCACTGACAAGCTCAAGTTCTTCCGGCTGGCCTTCGGCGCGGCGGGTGGTTTTGGTGAGGCGATCCCGGTGGATGAGGCCAAGGCCGTGATCGACGCGCTGGCGTCCGATGCCAAGCGGGTCGAGGTGCATTGGGCGATTGCCGAGCCCAGCCTGCCCAAGCCGGCGGTCAAGGTGCTGCTGAACCTCGCGCAGATTGCATTGGATGCGCTGGTGCGCGGCGGGACGCTCGACATCGGGGCGGAGCGGCGCGACGGCGCGGTCGAGATCGTGGCGCGGGCGCGCGGTGATCGGATCGCGTTCGACGAAACCATCGGCCGGGCGCTGCAAGGCGACCTCGACGAGAGCGAAATCACCAGCCGCACCGCCGCCGCCCACATGATCGCGGTGCTGGCCGAAGAGATGGAGGGCGGCCTCCAGTACAAGCTGGGCGATGGGGCGCTGGTCTTGGGCGCGGTGCTGCCCGAGCCTGACGGCATGATCGGCTAGGGCCGCGTCGATGCTGGGGGGCGACGACGCAGAATTGGTCCACCGCGAGGTTCCCTCGCCCAACCACGGAGAGCGGACGCTGCCGATCTCGATGGTGGTGATCCACTATACCGAGATGAAGCCGGTCGAAGCCGCGATTGCGCGGATGTGCGACCCCGCCGCCTCGGTGAGCGCGCATTACTGCATCACTGAAGCAGGCGAAGTGATCCGGCTGGTGCCTGAAGCCCGCCGGGCCTGGCACGCGGGCGCAAGCTACTGGCGCGGCATCCCGGATGTGAACTCGGCGAGCATCGGGATCGAATTGGATCACCCCGGCTGCGCGCCCGAGAATGGGGGCTATCGCGGGTTTGCCGATAGCCAGATCGACGCGCTGATCCCGCTGCTCAGCCGGATCGTCAAGCAGTACGACATCCCCCGCGCCAATGTGGTCGGCCATTCCTGCGTCGCCCCGATGCGCAAGGTCGATCCGGGTGAGCTGTTTCCGTGGGACCGGCTCGCACAACACAAGCTGTGCCTGCCGCGTCCGCAAAGCCTTGCCGCTGGCAATCCGTTCCACAACGAAGGCTCGTTCTTCCTCGCGCTGGAACGGTTTGGCTACGACATCACCGATCAGACCAAGGCGGTCGAGGCGTTTGAACGGCGTTGGCGGCCCGAACACATCACCGGCGTGCCCGATGGCGAGATCGCTGCGATCCTGTGGCAATTGCTGCTCGACCGCGATCAGGGGCGCACGCGCTAGGACAGGGGTTTTTCAACGTCTGGCCGGATTGGGATCCGGCGGGCCATACGGGGGAGAGTGGGATGACAAGGAAGTTGGCAGCCGAGTTTTTCGGCACGTTCTGGCTGGTGTTCGGGGGCTGCGGGTCGGCGGTGCTGGCGGCGGGCTTTCCCGAACTGGGGATCGGTTTTGCGGGCGTGTCGCTCGCCTTCGGGTTGACGGTGCTGACGATGGCCTATGCGGTCGGCGGCATTTCGGGCGGGCATTTCAACCCGGCGGTCAGCTTGGGCCTCGCAATCGGTGGGCGGTTTTCGTGGGGTGAATTGGCGCCGTATTGGGCGGCGCAGGTGATCGGGTCGTTCTGCGCGGCGGGCGTGTTGTTCGTGATCGCCAGCGGCGCGCCCGGCTTTGCTGCGGGCGGATTTGCCTCCAACGGTTATGGCGAATTGTCACCCGGCGGCTATTCGATGCTGTCTGCGCTGGTGATCGAGGTGGTGCTGACGGCGGGCTTCCTGATCGTGATCCTCGGCTCGACCTCGTCGAAAGTGCCGGGCGGCTTTGCACCGATTTCGATCGGACTGGCGCTGACGCTGATCCACCTGATCTCGATCCCCGTGACCAACACCTCGGTCAATCCGGCGCGCTCGACCAGCGTGGCGTTCTACGCCGATACGGCGGCGGTCGGGCAGTTGTGGCTGTTCTGGGTCGCCCCGCTGGCGGGCGCAGCGATTGGCGCGCTGGTTTGGAAGCTGTTGCTGGCACCGGACGAAAGCCTCGCCAATATCGGCGGGCGTGACAGCGATCCTGCAGCGTGATGTCGGGCGAGCGGCGGGGCAGCTTTGCAAATCCCGCCGCTGCCGCCTATAGGCCGCCCGGTCAGGGGGCCTGAGGCAGCCGCGTGTCCTTTCGGGGACGCGAGGAAAGTCCGGGCTCCACGAAACAAGGGTGGCGGGTAACGCCCGCCGGCGCTCCTTCGGGGGCGCAAGGGAAAGTGCCACAGAGAGCAAACCGCCGATGGCCCCGGGCTCGTTCCGGGGGACAG
This sequence is a window from uncultured Erythrobacter sp.. Protein-coding genes within it:
- a CDS encoding histidine phosphotransferase family protein — encoded protein: MISQTDLAAMLCSRLCHDMLSPVGALANGLELLADEQDPQMRARCMELLEQSARISTDKLKFFRLAFGAAGGFGEAIPVDEAKAVIDALASDAKRVEVHWAIAEPSLPKPAVKVLLNLAQIALDALVRGGTLDIGAERRDGAVEIVARARGDRIAFDETIGRALQGDLDESEITSRTAAAHMIAVLAEEMEGGLQYKLGDGALVLGAVLPEPDGMIG
- the aqpZ gene encoding aquaporin Z, which codes for MTRKLAAEFFGTFWLVFGGCGSAVLAAGFPELGIGFAGVSLAFGLTVLTMAYAVGGISGGHFNPAVSLGLAIGGRFSWGELAPYWAAQVIGSFCAAGVLFVIASGAPGFAAGGFASNGYGELSPGGYSMLSALVIEVVLTAGFLIVILGSTSSKVPGGFAPISIGLALTLIHLISIPVTNTSVNPARSTSVAFYADTAAVGQLWLFWVAPLAGAAIGALVWKLLLAPDESLANIGGRDSDPAA
- a CDS encoding N-acetylmuramoyl-L-alanine amidase, with protein sequence MLGGDDAELVHREVPSPNHGERTLPISMVVIHYTEMKPVEAAIARMCDPAASVSAHYCITEAGEVIRLVPEARRAWHAGASYWRGIPDVNSASIGIELDHPGCAPENGGYRGFADSQIDALIPLLSRIVKQYDIPRANVVGHSCVAPMRKVDPGELFPWDRLAQHKLCLPRPQSLAAGNPFHNEGSFFLALERFGYDITDQTKAVEAFERRWRPEHITGVPDGEIAAILWQLLLDRDQGRTR
- a CDS encoding M67 family metallopeptidase encodes the protein MQVEVTTQALAAMRAAAVAAHPSEACGLLLGEGVRITEARETRNVHPAPQTHFEIDPQALIDAHRAARGGTGPQVLGYFHSHPAGPPAPSATDRASASGDGRVWAIIAGHDVKFWMDEEQGFVALPFTMIDG